In one Prosthecochloris aestuarii DSM 271 genomic region, the following are encoded:
- a CDS encoding radical SAM/SPASM domain-containing protein, with amino-acid sequence MKSKKFSKKIYDYSAYKYLQKHPGYVAAKCSKGGRAEVFCLETGERTEIEPPAANMYLKRESISRQESFLLTRDGYNSKHFFNVPQISTSHLFNRNTYNEVCKHRAIKGKNIKIVPVSGDVVLLHNTSSLHQIISSDCQMKDNPMVALGRLYAQAYHFLIQGESYIDTYKKLKRMFGDFVNEDTYMAFICDLEKMGFLKRNLLSRLDQGSLAGLMIMKREWDLDISRIQKYFTYTELPLYTLLELNYECNLTCEVCYTKNLSKNVNALSDELFLSEVLQPIIDSGVSYVTILGGEPLLKKDLLYEVVCRLRKNNIYVKIITNGTLIISKDHAFELVEAGVNKIEISFDGLSVNKDNAIRVIKKGFLNMNVHLVAKKAIAYLKQAGIPQVGVSVTVNTFNYDEILNEMIPFVRETKVNKIYISIYYSDKFDESHLEIDTDQKKVLLDRCSEWNNTLSSEVYDFEAVILGSDTSWRCTCGRSSVVVNPFGVMRACPFSSNNGDCLDSSYPGSFKDIWSNSDLFWTIRRLPKNECSTRLFRDTGVYLKD; translated from the coding sequence ATGAAAAGCAAGAAATTTTCTAAAAAAATCTATGATTATTCTGCTTATAAGTATTTGCAAAAACATCCCGGTTATGTGGCTGCAAAATGTTCTAAAGGTGGTAGGGCAGAAGTGTTTTGTCTGGAAACTGGAGAAAGAACTGAGATTGAGCCTCCTGCTGCAAACATGTATTTGAAAAGAGAGTCAATTTCTCGTCAAGAAAGTTTTTTATTGACAAGAGATGGTTACAATAGCAAGCATTTTTTTAATGTGCCTCAGATTTCCACTAGTCATTTATTTAATAGAAATACCTATAACGAAGTTTGCAAACACAGAGCTATAAAGGGTAAAAATATAAAAATTGTTCCGGTATCTGGAGACGTTGTTCTTCTTCATAACACTTCTTCTTTACACCAAATCATTTCTTCTGATTGCCAGATGAAAGATAATCCCATGGTGGCTCTTGGCCGATTATATGCACAGGCTTATCATTTTCTTATACAGGGTGAGTCATATATTGATACGTATAAAAAGTTAAAAAGAATGTTTGGAGATTTTGTTAATGAAGACACCTATATGGCCTTTATCTGTGACTTAGAGAAAATGGGGTTTTTGAAAAGAAATCTTTTATCTCGTCTTGATCAGGGCAGTCTTGCTGGATTAATGATTATGAAAAGGGAATGGGATCTTGATATATCCCGGATTCAAAAATATTTTACTTATACAGAACTTCCATTATATACGCTTCTTGAGTTGAACTACGAGTGCAATCTTACTTGTGAAGTTTGCTATACAAAAAATCTTTCTAAAAATGTGAATGCTTTATCTGATGAGCTATTTCTGTCAGAAGTTTTACAGCCTATTATTGATTCCGGTGTGAGTTATGTGACTATTTTAGGTGGAGAACCACTGCTTAAAAAAGATTTATTATATGAGGTTGTATGCCGGTTACGCAAAAACAATATTTATGTAAAAATTATAACCAATGGCACCTTGATTATAAGCAAAGATCATGCTTTTGAATTAGTTGAGGCAGGTGTAAATAAAATTGAAATCAGTTTCGATGGACTTTCTGTTAATAAAGATAATGCTATACGAGTTATAAAAAAAGGATTTCTCAATATGAATGTTCATCTTGTGGCTAAAAAAGCTATTGCATACTTAAAACAAGCTGGTATACCACAAGTTGGCGTATCTGTAACAGTTAATACTTTTAATTATGATGAGATATTGAATGAAATGATTCCATTTGTAAGAGAGACAAAAGTCAATAAAATATATATTTCGATTTACTACTCAGATAAGTTTGATGAAAGCCACTTGGAAATTGATACGGATCAGAAAAAGGTATTATTGGATAGATGCAGTGAGTGGAACAATACTCTGTCTTCAGAGGTTTATGATTTTGAAGCAGTTATTTTAGGCTCTGATACCTCATGGCGTTGCACGTGTGGGCGTTCAAGCGTTGTAGTTAATCCCTTTGGGGTCATGCGAGCCTGTCCTTTTTCAAGCAATAATGGAGACTGTTTGGATTCTTCATATCCTGGAAGTTTTAAGGATATATGGTCTAACTCTGATTTATTTTGGACAATAAGGAGATTGCCAAAAAATGAATGTTCAACTAGACTATTTAGGGATACAGGTGTTTATTTGAAAGATTGA
- a CDS encoding esterase/lipase family protein has protein sequence MNGEMIREPKGEVIVIFVHGLLGGVGDSWTNSNGTYWPELLENESDLESVGIYVFTYHSDFSSGDYGLSDIVDALREQMKTDDIIKNKKLLFICHSMGGIVVRKYLVENASKLIECDCEIGLYLLASPSLGSLYANWLEPIINIFNHRQASMLKFIRRNPHLSDLDREFMNLKELSDLNIVGKEIIEDKFIFFDKFFKRQIVEPFSGGRYFGEPFKVPMSDHFSIAQPENKHAIQHRLLCQFISDFTFNKYLFPHSIKRIFSRADSHDFQENIESLIRGCGHFVLIGTGLTILQKDPFAYEVFERAKNNEFKIEIYLADPHSPDVQCRLIEEELGTLKPPVGKSGLTKRLDTLYGLWKDFDFSDNISINVFRNYPTFALIIIDDNYFIYPYGFAKLGNFSPVMSFLKTGNTDDSMIRFLDDQYVSIKNSSCDLRKIRSRGNDDAEIVKDLYSFALYIVPPKDSDLYVFGTDVLGYDVRARLNKKSQWEDFVGDAFEYGFHLTICDALYFYNVSDVKLAVTAIEYISKDFVPFEINNLRIRESYPSQNCLSVVGDDAGGSLEALHFEFVTNVYRRAAESNYSLGMAGPPRDKNIHRSRLMIEKYKAPYIIKKFCPHFTLLNKINNSSMKAVSEKLNVIFLNSVKDTTLRVDSLALMKKDYYKGKWVIEKEIRLG, from the coding sequence ATGAATGGGGAAATGATAAGAGAGCCTAAAGGTGAAGTTATTGTGATATTCGTACACGGATTGCTTGGAGGTGTTGGTGATTCATGGACAAATTCAAATGGTACATATTGGCCGGAATTGCTGGAAAATGAATCCGATTTAGAATCGGTGGGTATATATGTGTTTACATATCATTCTGATTTTTCTAGTGGAGACTATGGACTTAGTGATATAGTGGATGCATTACGAGAGCAGATGAAGACAGATGATATTATTAAGAATAAAAAATTACTATTTATTTGTCACAGTATGGGCGGCATAGTAGTGAGAAAATATTTGGTTGAAAATGCAAGTAAGCTAATTGAATGTGATTGCGAAATTGGTTTATACCTTTTGGCATCTCCATCATTAGGTTCTTTATATGCTAATTGGTTAGAGCCTATAATAAATATTTTCAATCATAGGCAAGCTTCAATGCTTAAATTTATAAGAAGAAATCCACATCTCTCAGATTTAGATAGAGAATTTATGAATCTTAAAGAATTAAGTGATTTAAATATTGTGGGTAAAGAAATTATTGAAGATAAATTCATATTTTTTGATAAATTTTTTAAAAGACAGATTGTTGAGCCATTTTCTGGTGGCAGGTACTTTGGTGAACCTTTTAAGGTTCCAATGTCTGATCATTTTTCAATAGCACAACCTGAAAACAAGCATGCAATTCAGCACAGATTGTTATGTCAATTTATTTCAGATTTTACATTTAATAAATATTTATTTCCACATTCGATAAAAAGAATTTTTTCGAGGGCGGATAGTCACGACTTCCAGGAAAACATTGAATCTCTTATAAGAGGTTGTGGTCATTTTGTGCTTATTGGGACAGGTTTGACAATATTACAGAAAGACCCTTTTGCTTATGAAGTGTTTGAGAGGGCAAAGAATAATGAATTTAAAATTGAGATATATCTTGCTGATCCACATAGTCCAGATGTACAATGTCGTCTTATAGAAGAGGAATTAGGCACTTTGAAGCCGCCTGTTGGAAAGTCGGGTTTGACTAAAAGACTTGATACGTTATATGGGTTATGGAAGGATTTTGATTTTAGCGATAATATTTCTATTAACGTTTTTCGTAATTATCCAACATTTGCTCTTATTATTATAGATGATAATTATTTTATATACCCATACGGGTTTGCTAAGTTGGGTAATTTTAGTCCCGTTATGTCTTTTTTGAAAACTGGAAACACAGATGATTCTATGATTAGATTTTTGGATGATCAATATGTTTCAATTAAAAATAGTTCGTGTGATTTACGCAAGATAAGGTCCAGGGGGAATGATGATGCTGAAATAGTGAAAGATTTGTATTCTTTTGCTTTATATATTGTGCCACCTAAAGATAGTGATTTGTATGTTTTCGGTACAGATGTGCTAGGCTATGATGTAAGAGCTCGACTTAATAAGAAAAGTCAGTGGGAAGATTTTGTGGGGGACGCTTTTGAATATGGATTTCATCTTACAATATGCGATGCACTATATTTTTATAACGTAAGTGATGTAAAATTAGCTGTTACAGCTATAGAATATATATCGAAAGATTTTGTGCCTTTCGAAATAAACAACTTACGCATTAGAGAAAGTTACCCTAGTCAAAATTGTTTATCTGTTGTAGGTGATGATGCAGGAGGTTCATTAGAGGCTTTACATTTTGAGTTTGTTACAAATGTCTATCGTCGCGCAGCAGAGTCAAATTATTCCTTAGGGATGGCAGGGCCACCTCGGGATAAAAACATACATAGATCAAGATTAATGATAGAAAAATATAAAGCACCGTATATCATAAAAAAATTCTGCCCTCACTTTACGCTTTTAAATAAAATAAATAATTCATCAATGAAAGCTGTAAGTGAAAAATTAAATGTTATTTTTTTAAATTCTGTAAAAGATACAACATTGAGAGTTGATTCTTTGGCTTTAATGAAGAAAGATTACTATAAAGGTAAGTGGGTGATAGAAAAAGAAATAAGATTAGGTTGA